The proteins below come from a single Triticum aestivum cultivar Chinese Spring chromosome 5D, IWGSC CS RefSeq v2.1, whole genome shotgun sequence genomic window:
- the LOC123121702 gene encoding 1-aminocyclopropane-1-carboxylate oxidase 1: MASTLSFPIIDMGLLRGEERPAAMNLLHDACQNWGFFQVLDHGISTELMDEVEKMTKEHYKRVREQRFLEFASKTLQDGDKAAENLDWESTFFVRHLPEPNIAEIPDLDDEYRRVMKQFAAELERLAERLLDLLCENLGLEKGYLTRAFRGSKGVPTFGTKVSSYPPCPRPDLVKGLRAHTDAGGIILLFQDDRVGGLQLLKDGEWVDVPPTRHSIVVNLGDQLEVITNGRYKSVLHRVVAQADGNRMSIASFYNPASDAVIFPAPALAEAAGGAYPRFVFEDYMKLYVRHKFEDKEPRFEAFKSMGSQTSNPIATA, encoded by the exons ATGGCATCGACATTGTCATTCCCGATCATCGACATGGGTCTGCTCCGCGGGGAGGAGCGGCCGGCGGCGATGAACCTTCTGCACGATGCATGCCAGAACTGGGGCTTCTTCCAG GTTCTGGACCACGGCATCTCGACGGAGCTGATGGACGAGGTGGAGAAGATGACCAAGGAGCACTACAAGAGGGTGCGCGAGCAGAGGTTCCTCGAGTTCGCCAGCAAGACGCTGCAGGACGGCGACAAGGCGGCGGAGAACCTGGACTGGGAGAGCACCTTCTTCGTGCGCCACCTCCCGGAGCCCAACATCGCCGAGATACCCGACCTCGACGACGAGTACCGGCGGGTGATGAAGCAGTTCGCGGCGGAGCTGGAGAGGCTGGCGGAGCGGCTGCTGGACCTGCTCTGCGAGAACCTCGGCCTCGAGAAAGGGTACCTCACGCGGGCGTTCCGGGGCTCCAAGGGCGTCCCCACCTTCGGCACCAAGGTCAGCAGCTACCCGCCGTGCCCGCGCCCCGACCTCGTCAAGGGCCTCCGCGCCCACACCGACGCCGGCGGCATCATCCTGCTCTTCCAGGACGACCGCGTCGGCGGCCTCCAGCTGCTCAAGGACGGCGAGTGGGTGGATGTGCCGCCCACGCGCCACTCCATCGTCGTCAACCTGGGCGACCAGCTGGAGGTGATCACCAACGGCAGGTACAAGAGCGTGCTCCACCGCGTGGTCGCGCAGGCCGACGGCAACCGGATGTCCATCGCCTCCTTCTACAACCCGGCCAGCGACGCGGTGATCTTcccggcgccggcgctggcggaggcgGCCGGCGGGGCGTACCCCAGGTTCGTGTTCGAGGACTACATGAAGCTGTACGTGCGCCACAAGTTCGAGGACAAGGAGCCGAGGTTCGAAGCCTTCAAGTCCATGGGGAGCCAGACCTCCAACCCCATCGCTACTGCATAG